The Verrucomicrobiia bacterium sequence CTTTCGATTTGTCGCAGGTGATGTTTTTGACCACCGCCAATTTGTTGGACCCGATTCCCCCCGCCCTGCGCGACCGGCTGGAAGTCATCCGGTTGCCGGGCTACACGAACGAGGAAAAGCTGGAAATCGCCAACCGCTATTTGGTTCCGCAGGCGCTCGAAGCCCACGGCATTACCAAGCAAAATTTGGTTCTGCAGCCCGGCGTTCTGGAAAAATTGTTGAGTCACTATACGCGCGAAGCCGGCGTACGTGAATTTTCCCGCCTGATTTCCCTCTTGGCGCGCAAGGCCGCCACACAGGTGGCCAAAAACAAGCGGGCCAAGCTGGAGGTCTCCACCGACCGTCTCGAAGAGCTTTTGGGCCCCACCCCCTTCGTGCCGGAAGTTTCGTTACGGCATTCGGAAGTCGGCGTCGCTTCCGGTTTGGCCTGGACTTCCGCCGGCGGCGAGCTTCTGTTCATCGAGGCCACCCGTATGCGCGGCAAGGGCAAATTAACGTTGACGGGGCATCTCGGAGAGGTGATGAGCGAATCGGTGCAGGCCGCCCTTTCCTACGTCCGCTCCCACGCCGCCGAGTTGGGCATCACCTCTCCGCATTTCGAGCGCTCCGACCTGCACGTCCATTTTCCGGAAGGCGCTACGCCCAAGGACGGCCCTTCCGCCGGTTTGGCCGTGGTCGTTGCTTTGGCCTCCCTTTTTTCCGAAAAACCGGTGCGCCACGATTTGGCGATGACCGGCGAAATAACTTTGCGGGGGAAAATCCTGCCGGTGGGGGGCATCAAGGAAAAAGTTCTGGCCGCTTATCGCGCCGGCATTGCGGAGGTGATTTTGCCGGAGGGAAACAAGAAAGACCTGCCGGAAATCCCCGCCGAAGTCCGCTCCAAACTGACAATTTCTTTCGTCTCCGAAGCCGCCGAAGCCATCGAACGCGCCTTAATCAATCTCATCCTGCCGAAGGCCGACGACACCGACGCCATCAAAGCCCTAAAAAAGCCGGATAAAAAATCGTAGAGGCAGGTCCCCATGCCTGCCCGTTTTTAATTATTTTAGTTTTGCCCAAAAATCTTCCAAAAATCCCGCTCCACACCATCCGGTTTGCCGATGGTATTTTCAAGGTCATATTCCCATCGCAACGGATTTTGAATGATGTATTCCCGGATTTTGTTCAACGAATCTTCATCGCGGATGATGTGTTCGTAATAATTCCGTTGCCACAACCGCCCCGGAAACGGCGGCCAATTGTTTTGGGTAATGCCATTGACATATTCGTGCGTGGTGATTGATTTGAATATCCCGACGATTTCTCCCAATACAGGTTTGGGGGGTGCCGCCGTCGTATTTTGTTGTCGGGCATTTGTAGGGGCAGGTCTTGTGCCTGCCCTGTTTTTATCCCCGTCCGCCCCACTGCCCCGGGCACCCACAAGAGGTGCCCCTACAATTACAATAATCCCATGGACGTGATTGGGCATTATAATGAATTCGTCCAATTCAATATCCGGGAAACGCTCCGGCAATCCCTCCCAAACCGTTTGCACCATCCGCCCCGCCGGATTTGATTCCATTGCCCCGTTTTTGATTTCCCCGAACAAACCCTCCCGTCCCTGCGTGCAAATCGTGACGAAATACGCCCCCGCCTGCGCGTAATCATACTCTTTCAAACGAATGGAGCGCCGATGATGAATATCCGGATTGTATTTCATTCAGACGGATGATACAAAATCGGATATGGTTTTTGTAGGGGCAGGTCTTGTGCCTGCCCGTTTCTGTCTTTGTACGGGCGGGTTTATTTGGTCGTCCCCGACGACCCTAACCCGCCCGCCTCTGTTTTTCGTAGAGGCGAACCTCGTGTTCGCCCTTCCCCTCTCCATTTAATGGAGAGGGGTTAGGGGTGAGGTGTATTCGGGAAGGGGGTCAGGGGGTTAGGTTGCTACGCGACTTTTTTTGGAACCCCATCTTTTCAAACCAAAACCGAATAGAATAACTGCCAAACCGCCTATACCGGAGACATACGGGAATCGTTTAAAGCTACTACCCAAAACAATCCCTGAAAGCAAAATACCAATTAGGATAGCTATAGCGATTATTGGAGATGGATTTGTCTTATTGACCAACAACGTGGTGAAGATAAAAAGAACTACTAAATTCAGAATCACTAACCATAGTGGAATTACCTCGCTAAGCCACTTTGCCCCCGGAAGAAAGCGATACCCTTCCCGAAACAAGATAATGTACATAGCACCAAGACACCAAAGAATTCCCCAGAGTATATACTCCCTTTTCCATTTCATCTTGAATCGCTCCCCAAAGTTTTTAACGTGAGTAACATCTTTCGGTCAGCGATACTTACACATATTGAAAGGTGAATAAATTATATCGCAGGCCTCGGCCGTTGCGGCTGGCCGTTTTTGAAGATGGAATAGCGCGTGGAATAGGGGCTTTTGGAAAGGACCACTTGCTTGGCCAAGCGGGTCTCCCCGTTCACCAAAATCGGCCCCATCAAATCGGCCGTCGCCTCCTCCGGCTTGCCGGGGGGGACGGTGACTAAAACATAGACCTGCACTTTTTTCACGTCGGAAATGTTCAGCTCCCCCAGCTCCCGCGGGTCCACTTCGATTCTGTAATCCGGATAAAAACAGGCCGGGTCGATGAGCGGAAACGCCACCCCCGCCTCCTCGGCGGATTGGAACCAGATGAACGGGGAAAGATTCGATTTTTCGACGATGAAATATTTTTTCAGATGCTCGAACCCCAAAATTCCCTTGGGGACGGAAATTAATTCTTCCGCATTTACGTTGAGCTTTCCAAATCGGCTGGTTGTGATTTCCATCTTGCTATCCAATGGCCAACATTTTGGTCAGTAATTTTCCGGCCCGCGGAATTTTGGACGGTAGCCGCCGGGCGGATGCGAAAAACCGTTTCTCCCGCCGTCGGCCGGCCCTCTCCCTTTGCGAAACTGGATGTTGGCCGCTCCGCCCTCTCGAATTTTCCCTTCCCGCTCCAACATCGACTTCACTTTTTCCAAATCGTTATCACTGGCCTTCAGCGCCTGGCGGTTTTCTTCCTGAATTTTCACGTACACCTCTTCCCGGTGCACCAAAACGTCCGGCGGGGCGTCCACCCCCAAACGGACTTGCCGGCCAAAAACACCCAGAACGGTGATTTTGACCTGCTCCCCTATGGTTATCGATTCCCCGATTTTGCGGGTTAAAATCAGCACACAGCCCTCCTTGGCCTTTCAATGTATCGGCAGAATTTCACGGGGTATAACAACCTCCTATAGCCCAACCACTGTTTAATTAAACAGATGGCTGCCCGCTTCAGTTCCCGGCCGACTTGACCGCCAAAGGCAGAACCAAAAGCATGAGTATGACAATCCAGAAGAAGAGCTTCTTCATTTTTCCCCCTTTTTCCAATAGAGGTCCGTCCCGGTTGTTCCTATCAACATTCCGGATTTTTGTTTGGCAACCCCCGTGCCGTTATAAAGCTTTGGGACAGGCCGGACTCGCCGATGCAACCCCTTGTCCTGTTTTGGCTTAATTCAAACCAAAAGGCCCCTTTGTAGATTGGCTTTTAAGGTTCGGAAATTTCTTCCAATTCCCCGTTTATTTTTTTCCCTTTGCGCCAACTGGCGGAAAAACTATTTTGCCCCTTGATGTCGCCGGTTCTGGAATTCGAAAAACTCACCTGGCCGGAAATCGATGCGCTCCCAAGGGAAAAGACGCTTGTCTTTCTGGCCCTCTCCCCCATCGAAGAACACGGCCCGCACCTGCCGGTGGGAGTCGATTTTTTCAACGCCGGCTTCTTCGCCCGCCGCGCCGCGGAAAACCTGACCAAGGAACGGCCCGACCTGAACGTGCTTTTGTATCCGACCCTTCCGATAGGCGCCAATACTTTTCGCTTTGTTGGCTCGGTCTGGATAAAAATCGGCACGCTCAAGCGGATGCTTTTGGAAATCGCTCGCTCGCTGGCCCGTTTCAAATTCGATAAAATCGCCCTCTTCTCCGCCCACGGCGGCCCGTTTCATTTGTTGACCTTGGAAGAGGCCTGCTTTCTGGCGCGGAAGAAATACGGGGTGAAAATGATTCTCCCCGGCTCCGCCGCCACTGTCAAGTTTCTTCGCGGAGAATATCTGCCCGAAATCGAAGCGGCGCTCGGCAGAAAATTGGACGAGGAGGAGAAAAAAGCTCTCCCCCACGATTTCCACGCCGGCTGGTGGGAAACCTCGATGATGCTTATGAACTTCCCGAACTTGGTCAAGCCGGAATACAAAAAGTTGGAACCGGTGCTGGTCAACTTTCGCGACCTGCGCACGGACGCCATCCCCAAACTTGGAAAGGGGGAGGGGTATATGGGCTCCCCGGCCCGGGCCACGGAGGAGTTTGCCGATGCCACCACCCGGATTTTTTTCCGCCTCGGCCAAAGCATTCTCGTAAAACTGGCCGAGGGCCAGAAAACGGACGCCGAAACCGAATCAATTCTGACCAAAATCGTCCGTTGGAAGTTTTGGACCCTCCGCAGCGCCAAAATACTGCTTGTAATCCTTATCCTCTTTTTCCTTCTGCGCTCAACCGTTTCCTGAATGGAGGGATTTCCCCTCTCCACCAAGTGGAGAGGGGGTCGGGGGTGAGGTGTTTTTCAATCGTCAATTCCTTCGGTTCGCGCAGAATCTGAAAAATATAGGCGGCTTCCCATACCCCCCTCATTTTTATAATCTCTGCAAACCCTTTCAGAGGGATATTTCGACTCAATTCCAACACATCTCACAACCTTTGGCCGCACAAGCGCTTACAACGCTAAAATTTGTTTGCTCTTGGGCATACCGGTTGCGTAAATTGTTTTCGCCCAAAAAGTGTCCATAAAGGCGGGTTTGATTGAAAAGGAGAATGCAAAACAAATGGCCAGCTTGAAAACGGTTTCTCTCGCTTTTTTTGTCCTTTTATTCCCCGGACTGCTTCTGGCCGATACGCAGGGCCACCGCCCCAAGCTGGTGGTCACACCGTCGAACCTGAACTTTTTCACCTGCGCCCTGGAGGGGCAACCCGCCCCCGCCCCGGAATCGAAAACCCTTAAAATCCGCGCCATCCCCCCCGGCCGCGACGCCGACTGCGACCCGCTGGACTGGACCGCCACTCCCACCAAAAGCTGGGTTAAAATCGAACCATCAGGCGGCACCACCCCATCCGAAGCGGAGGTCTCCGTTGACCCGGCTGGGCTCGGAATCGGCGAGCACGGCGGTTTCATCCGTTTCGACACCCCCGGCCAGAAAAAACCCCGCTGGGTGCGGATAAAGCTTCGCATCTTCCCCCCCCTCCCCGGCTTCACCCTGCGGCCGGAGCGCATCGATTTCACCGGCGAGGCCTTTTCAAACGTTACCTTGATCGACAGCGTCCGCCTCGGAGTCGTCGGCGCGGATCACCTGAATTTCACCGCTTCCAATTCACAAAGCTGGCTTGATGTCGCCCCCAGCCAGGCAACCGCCCCCTTCACCATTCTGCTTCTGGCCAAAACCGACTCCCTCCCCGCCGGCGTCTACCACGACACGGTGGTCTTCAAAGCCCGCGTTTCAAATGACGATGATGATGACGACGAGGACGACCGCTGGTGGGATGAGGACTGCGATGCCGGCTGCGGCACCGGCGAGATTGCCGCTTTCCTGCCGGTTACGATGACCCTCTCGCCGGACGGCGGCCAGCCGGCTTTAGTGGTAACCCCCCGCCGCCTCGGCTTCGCCGCCCTCTTCGGCGGTCCGAATCCCCAGCCGCAAAACCTCTCCGTCTCCGCATCCGGAGGGGGTGATATTCCCTGGACGGCCGGCGTATCTCAAAGCTGGCTTGGTCTCAATCCGACCGGCGGAACCGCTACTTCCATTCCCGATACGGTGCAGGCTTCCGTGGATATCAGCGGCCTGAACCCGGGACTCTACTCCGACACGATTACCTTTTCCTCGGCACCAAACGAAATCAAAGTTCCGGTCTTTTTGCAGATTTTCCCGCCGTCGGAACTCACCGACAGCGTCGCCATCGGGGATGGCACAGTCGATTTGACCGACCCCCAGACCAACCGCTTCTCCGTCCCGATTTTCGCCTCCAATACCCAGGCCGTCCGC is a genomic window containing:
- the lon gene encoding endopeptidase La; this encodes EPKDVERFRKILKKASLPAEVKNEADEEITRLESLPQTSPEYHVVHNYLDWITTLPWNHVAPEGRDLKKAEEVLNADHYGLDKVKERILEFLAVRALKKDAPAPLLCFVGPPGVGKTSLGRSIARATGRPFVGMSVGGMRDEAEIKGHRRTYVGAMPGKIIQGLRRAKSKNPVFMLDEIDKLAVGVQGDPAAALLEVFDPEQNRFFRDYFLDLPFDLSQVMFLTTANLLDPIPPALRDRLEVIRLPGYTNEEKLEIANRYLVPQALEAHGITKQNLVLQPGVLEKLLSHYTREAGVREFSRLISLLARKAATQVAKNKRAKLEVSTDRLEELLGPTPFVPEVSLRHSEVGVASGLAWTSAGGELLFIEATRMRGKGKLTLTGHLGEVMSESVQAALSYVRSHAAELGITSPHFERSDLHVHFPEGATPKDGPSAGLAVVVALASLFSEKPVRHDLAMTGEITLRGKILPVGGIKEKVLAAYRAGIAEVILPEGNKKDLPEIPAEVRSKLTISFVSEAAEAIERALINLILPKADDTDAIKALKKPDKKS
- a CDS encoding transposase, giving the protein MKYNPDIHHRRSIRLKEYDYAQAGAYFVTICTQGREGLFGEIKNGAMESNPAGRMVQTVWEGLPERFPDIELDEFIIMPNHVHGIIVIVGAPLVGARGSGADGDKNRAGTRPAPTNARQQNTTAAPPKPVLGEIVGIFKSITTHEYVNGITQNNWPPFPGRLWQRNYYEHIIRDEDSLNKIREYIIQNPLRWEYDLENTIGKPDGVERDFWKIFGQN
- the fliW gene encoding flagellar assembly protein FliW codes for the protein MEITTSRFGKLNVNAEELISVPKGILGFEHLKKYFIVEKSNLSPFIWFQSAEEAGVAFPLIDPACFYPDYRIEVDPRELGELNISDVKKVQVYVLVTVPPGKPEEATADLMGPILVNGETRLAKQVVLSKSPYSTRYSIFKNGQPQRPRPAI
- a CDS encoding creatininase family protein, whose amino-acid sequence is MSPVLEFEKLTWPEIDALPREKTLVFLALSPIEEHGPHLPVGVDFFNAGFFARRAAENLTKERPDLNVLLYPTLPIGANTFRFVGSVWIKIGTLKRMLLEIARSLARFKFDKIALFSAHGGPFHLLTLEEACFLARKKYGVKMILPGSAATVKFLRGEYLPEIEAALGRKLDEEEKKALPHDFHAGWWETSMMLMNFPNLVKPEYKKLEPVLVNFRDLRTDAIPKLGKGEGYMGSPARATEEFADATTRIFFRLGQSILVKLAEGQKTDAETESILTKIVRWKFWTLRSAKILLVILILFFLLRSTVS
- a CDS encoding T9SS type A sorting domain-containing protein, which translates into the protein MASLKTVSLAFFVLLFPGLLLADTQGHRPKLVVTPSNLNFFTCALEGQPAPAPESKTLKIRAIPPGRDADCDPLDWTATPTKSWVKIEPSGGTTPSEAEVSVDPAGLGIGEHGGFIRFDTPGQKKPRWVRIKLRIFPPLPGFTLRPERIDFTGEAFSNVTLIDSVRLGVVGADHLNFTASNSQSWLDVAPSQATAPFTILLLAKTDSLPAGVYHDTVVFKARVSNDDDDDDEDDRWWDEDCDAGCGTGEIAAFLPVTMTLSPDGGQPALVVTPRRLGFAALFGGPNPQPQNLSVSASGGGDIPWTAGVSQSWLGLNPTGGTATSIPDTVQASVDISGLNPGLYSDTITFSSAPNEIKVPVFLQIFPPSELTDSVAIGDGTVDLTDPQTNRFSVPIFASNTQAVRAIALPLHFEDGNTALDSVTFAGGRAEFADLKLFLRLSEPGDFLVLVGFVLAPALPPGEGTIGWLHFTTTGILPQFADTLTIDSTSVPNATGDPNMPQSLSVSYLVFSGGNPLILNPAFKKGTVILRNQQVPTSADDGDGRRPLKFGLNQNYPNPFNPQTAIAFSLPKSSEVKLEVFDLLGRSVVTLQDGSMSAGTHTVVWDGRDKTGRTVSSGVYLYRLQAGTFVETKKMLFLK